The proteins below are encoded in one region of Halorhodospira halochloris:
- the dnaJ gene encoding molecular chaperone DnaJ yields MAKRDYYEALGVSKNASDAEIKKAYRRMAQKYHPDRNPGDEDAAERFKEAKEAYEVLSDAQKRAAYDQFGHAGVDQSAGGGYGPGGPSPHDFQDIFSDVFGDIFGANVRGGGRNRAYRGHDLRYTLELTLEESVKGTEQQIQIPTHVECDACKGTGSRGATKPQTCPTCNGHGDVRVQQGFFSLQQTCPRCSGTGSLITDPCPKCRGRGRVEDRKTLNVRIPAGVDTGDRIRLAGEGEPGEKGGPPGDLYVQVAVKEHEFFEREGADLFCQVPIDIVSAALGGEVEVPTLEGRVNLRIPAGTQSGQTFRLRGKGVKPVRSNRQGDMLCRIHVETPVHLTKKQKELLEQFRETLHDTGGKHQPQTSSWLDRAKQFFEEWRS; encoded by the coding sequence ATGGCGAAGCGTGATTACTATGAGGCATTAGGGGTTTCCAAGAACGCCTCGGATGCTGAGATTAAAAAGGCCTACCGGCGCATGGCCCAGAAATACCACCCGGATCGCAACCCGGGTGATGAAGATGCGGCTGAGCGTTTTAAGGAGGCTAAAGAAGCATATGAGGTCTTGTCTGACGCTCAGAAACGGGCCGCTTACGATCAGTTTGGTCACGCTGGGGTAGATCAATCTGCAGGCGGCGGTTACGGGCCTGGTGGCCCTTCACCGCACGATTTTCAGGACATCTTCTCTGATGTGTTTGGCGATATATTCGGTGCCAATGTCAGGGGAGGGGGGCGCAACAGGGCCTACCGAGGCCACGATTTGCGCTATACCCTTGAGCTGACCTTAGAAGAGTCGGTAAAGGGAACTGAGCAGCAAATACAAATACCCACGCACGTCGAGTGTGATGCTTGTAAGGGCACCGGCTCGCGCGGTGCAACTAAGCCGCAGACGTGTCCTACCTGTAATGGTCATGGAGATGTTCGGGTCCAGCAAGGCTTCTTTTCTCTGCAGCAGACATGTCCGCGCTGTAGCGGAACGGGCTCATTAATTACCGATCCATGTCCGAAATGTCGCGGTCGAGGCCGGGTAGAGGATCGCAAGACGCTAAATGTACGCATTCCTGCCGGTGTCGATACCGGTGACCGGATTCGCCTCGCTGGTGAAGGGGAGCCCGGTGAAAAGGGCGGCCCACCGGGCGATCTCTATGTTCAAGTGGCGGTCAAAGAGCATGAGTTCTTCGAGCGCGAAGGTGCAGATCTTTTCTGCCAAGTGCCGATTGATATTGTTAGTGCTGCCCTCGGTGGTGAGGTAGAAGTACCAACCCTGGAAGGGCGGGTAAACCTGCGCATCCCGGCTGGTACGCAGTCAGGACAAACATTCCGCCTGCGGGGCAAGGGGGTAAAGCCGGTGCGCAGTAACCGCCAGGGCGACATGCTATGCCGGATCCATGTCGAGACCCCGGTACACCTGACCAAAAAGCAAAAAGAGTTGCTTGAGCAGTTCCGCGAGACCTTGCACGACACCGGCGGCAAGCATCAACCGCAGACCTCGTCGTGGCTAGATAGGGCCAAACAGTTCTTTGAGGAGTGGCGCTCATGA
- the dnaK gene encoding molecular chaperone DnaK translates to MGKIIGIDLGTTNSCVAVMEGNKTRVIENAEGDRTTPSVVAFTDDGEVLTGAPAKRQSVTNPQNTIHAVKRLVGRRFDEDVVQRDIKEMPYKIVKADNGDAWVEAQGKKMAPPEVSARTLQKMKSTAEDYLGEEVTEAVITVPAYFNDSQRQATKDAGKIAGLEVKRIINEPTAASLAYGLDKEGGDKKVAVFDLGGGTFDVSIIELAEVDGEKQFEVMSTSGDTFLGGEDFDNRIIQYLVQEFKKDQGIDLSQDHLAQQRLREAAEKAKIELTSSQQTEINLPYITADQSGPKHLAIKLTRAKLESLVEDLVDRTIEPCKTALKDAGLSASDVDEVILVGGQTRMPKVQEKVKQFFGREPRKDVNPDEAVAVGAAIQAGVLGGDVKDVLLLDVTPLSLGIETLGGVMTKLIEKNTTIPTKAQQTFSTAEDNQTAVTVHVLQGEREMAKDNKSLGRFDLTDIPPSPRGVPQIEVTFDIDANGILHVSAKDKATGRETGIEIKASSGLSDDEIDRMVKEAEQYAEEDQRQRELVEARNQADSMIHATRKSLSELGEQVSESEKQDIESAISDLEKAVEGEDKEEIEQKTQALAEKSGKLAEKAYQQQSSEAGADAAASGAGDFSSAGEGGESSARSRGGNEDVVDAEFEEVKDDDSSTKK, encoded by the coding sequence ATGGGTAAGATAATCGGCATCGACCTGGGCACGACAAACTCGTGTGTAGCGGTCATGGAAGGTAACAAAACCCGCGTTATTGAGAACGCGGAAGGTGATCGTACTACCCCTTCGGTGGTTGCCTTCACCGACGATGGTGAGGTTCTAACCGGAGCGCCGGCTAAGCGGCAGTCGGTAACCAACCCGCAAAACACCATCCATGCAGTCAAGCGCCTTGTCGGTCGGCGTTTCGATGAAGATGTCGTACAGCGCGATATCAAAGAGATGCCGTACAAGATCGTCAAGGCGGATAACGGCGACGCGTGGGTTGAGGCGCAGGGTAAGAAAATGGCCCCGCCGGAGGTTTCGGCGCGTACCCTGCAAAAGATGAAGAGCACCGCCGAAGATTATCTCGGTGAGGAGGTTACCGAGGCGGTAATCACTGTGCCGGCCTACTTCAACGATTCGCAGCGTCAGGCCACCAAGGATGCGGGTAAAATCGCCGGTCTTGAGGTCAAGCGGATAATCAATGAGCCGACCGCCGCATCACTGGCCTATGGCCTGGATAAGGAAGGTGGCGATAAGAAGGTAGCGGTATTCGACCTGGGTGGCGGTACCTTCGACGTCTCTATCATCGAGCTCGCCGAGGTGGACGGCGAGAAGCAGTTCGAGGTCATGTCCACCTCTGGTGACACGTTCCTCGGCGGCGAGGACTTCGACAACCGGATCATTCAGTATTTGGTGCAAGAGTTTAAGAAGGATCAAGGAATTGATCTGAGTCAGGATCACCTTGCTCAACAGCGCCTGCGCGAGGCGGCAGAGAAGGCGAAGATTGAGCTTACCTCAAGCCAGCAGACTGAGATTAACCTGCCGTATATTACCGCTGACCAGAGCGGTCCTAAGCACCTGGCTATCAAGCTTACGCGCGCAAAGCTTGAGTCGCTGGTTGAGGACTTGGTTGATCGAACCATCGAACCGTGCAAGACCGCCCTTAAAGATGCCGGTCTGTCGGCGTCTGATGTCGACGAAGTGATTCTTGTCGGTGGTCAGACGCGGATGCCCAAGGTGCAGGAGAAGGTAAAACAGTTCTTCGGCAGAGAGCCGCGCAAGGACGTCAATCCGGATGAGGCAGTGGCAGTTGGTGCAGCCATTCAGGCCGGGGTGCTAGGTGGTGACGTCAAAGACGTCCTGTTGCTAGATGTGACCCCGCTGTCGCTCGGCATTGAGACCCTTGGTGGGGTGATGACCAAGCTCATAGAGAAGAACACCACCATCCCGACCAAGGCGCAGCAGACCTTCTCAACGGCCGAGGATAATCAGACTGCCGTTACGGTGCACGTGCTGCAAGGTGAACGTGAGATGGCCAAGGACAACAAGTCACTCGGCCGCTTCGATTTGACTGATATACCGCCGTCACCGCGCGGAGTACCGCAGATCGAGGTCACCTTTGATATCGATGCCAATGGTATCCTGCATGTCTCTGCTAAGGATAAGGCCACAGGTCGGGAGACCGGCATAGAGATTAAAGCCTCTTCGGGACTGAGCGACGATGAGATCGATCGTATGGTCAAAGAGGCTGAACAGTATGCCGAAGAGGATCAACGTCAGCGTGAGCTTGTAGAGGCCCGCAACCAAGCGGATAGCATGATCCATGCTACTCGCAAATCGCTCTCCGAGCTGGGCGAGCAAGTCAGTGAGAGCGAGAAACAGGATATTGAATCGGCTATAAGCGATCTCGAAAAGGCCGTGGAGGGCGAAGACAAAGAGGAAATTGAGCAGAAGACCCAGGCCTTGGCGGAAAAATCGGGCAAGCTTGCTGAGAAGGCCTATCAGCAACAATCGTCAGAGGCTGGTGCTGATGCTGCCGCCAGCGGGGCTGGAGACTTCAGCAGCGCTGGTGAAGGAGGCGAATCATCCGCTAGGTCACGTGGTGGCAATGAGGATGTAGTCGATGCTGAATTTGAGGAAGTAAAAGACGACGATTCATCCACCAAGAAGTAA
- the grpE gene encoding nucleotide exchange factor GrpE: MSDKHRDSPHEANKEEQQVAGGNDHHRQEQTGSADKSAHGSHGGSDSAATENQRDGSAGSSPDTAIEGDFIGAAEAQESSAEASADSAASGEVAADSPEVDGATTTQQGGVQGSEDDLADSEQPEAEQQGGNAEEQDPAQLQARIEQLEAELAEARQQVETHRDQALRIRAEMENMQRRAQKDVEQAKRQGLEKVASELLQVKDSLEMGVQAAEDEEADRAKLLEGSQLTLKMLNQVFERSQIEEINPQGERFNPDYHEAMAAQPSNDQEPNTVLHVVQKGYRLEERLLRPALVVVAKKADDAPGGQSGGSVDESV; this comes from the coding sequence ATGAGCGATAAACATCGAGATAGCCCTCATGAGGCGAACAAAGAAGAGCAACAGGTAGCTGGTGGAAATGATCATCATCGACAGGAGCAGACCGGATCGGCTGATAAGTCTGCGCACGGCTCGCACGGTGGGTCAGATTCGGCCGCCACAGAGAATCAGCGAGATGGCAGTGCCGGATCTAGTCCTGATACTGCAATAGAAGGTGATTTTATCGGCGCAGCCGAAGCGCAGGAAAGTAGTGCAGAGGCTAGCGCAGACAGTGCTGCTTCTGGGGAGGTTGCCGCGGATTCCCCCGAGGTTGATGGCGCGACCACTACACAACAGGGGGGGGTGCAAGGTAGCGAAGATGATCTGGCTGATTCCGAGCAGCCTGAAGCTGAGCAGCAGGGCGGCAATGCCGAGGAGCAGGACCCTGCCCAGTTGCAAGCGCGTATAGAGCAGCTCGAAGCGGAACTGGCTGAGGCCCGCCAGCAGGTTGAAACCCACCGTGATCAAGCATTGCGCATCCGCGCTGAGATGGAGAATATGCAGCGCCGGGCGCAGAAAGACGTCGAGCAGGCCAAGCGTCAGGGGCTGGAAAAGGTTGCCTCCGAGTTGCTGCAGGTTAAAGACAGCTTGGAGATGGGAGTGCAGGCTGCCGAGGATGAGGAGGCTGACCGGGCGAAGCTCCTTGAGGGATCGCAGCTCACCCTCAAGATGCTTAACCAGGTCTTCGAGCGCTCGCAGATTGAGGAGATTAATCCGCAAGGTGAGCGCTTCAATCCTGATTATCATGAGGCGATGGCGGCTCAGCCGAGCAATGATCAGGAGCCCAATACTGTGCTTCATGTGGTGCAGAAGGGCTATCGACTAGAGGAGAGACTGCTGCGCCCGGCTTTGGTGGTTGTCGCCAAGAAGGCTGACGATGCACCTGGAGGGCAAAGTGGTGGTTCGGTCGATGAGAGCGTTTGA
- the dapB gene encoding 4-hydroxy-tetrahydrodipicolinate reductase translates to MSTAVAVVGAGGRMGRMLVDTILRDEEAYLVAAADRGEQLLGQDAGELAGIGALGVEISANLEAVVAAADVVIDFSLPQATVEVAAACRQHKCPLVLGTTGLAAGQSEAVAELSQHNAVVHAANYSTGITLLTALVEQAAQAVGAQSDIEIIEAHHRHKVDAPSGTALRLGEAVAKELGRDLGQCAVYGREGHTGERDSKTIGFETIRAGDIVGEHTVMFAGQGERIELTHKASSRSTFAVGALRAAHWVIGQPAGLYDMRDVLGLSC, encoded by the coding sequence ATGAGCACGGCTGTCGCGGTTGTAGGTGCCGGCGGGCGGATGGGGCGAATGCTCGTCGACACTATACTGCGCGATGAAGAGGCCTATCTTGTAGCTGCGGCCGATCGCGGTGAGCAGCTCCTCGGCCAGGACGCCGGAGAACTGGCCGGGATAGGCGCTCTGGGGGTGGAGATTAGCGCGAACCTTGAGGCGGTTGTTGCGGCCGCAGATGTAGTAATAGATTTTTCTTTACCACAGGCAACCGTCGAGGTTGCCGCGGCCTGTCGCCAGCATAAATGTCCACTAGTGTTGGGGACAACCGGTCTGGCGGCGGGGCAGAGTGAAGCCGTAGCTGAGCTATCGCAGCATAATGCGGTGGTGCATGCAGCCAACTACTCTACGGGAATAACACTGCTTACTGCTCTAGTAGAGCAAGCTGCGCAAGCGGTAGGGGCGCAAAGCGATATTGAGATAATCGAGGCGCATCACCGGCATAAGGTTGATGCTCCATCGGGTACTGCGCTGCGTCTCGGTGAGGCGGTGGCTAAGGAGTTAGGCCGCGATCTTGGGCAGTGCGCTGTATATGGGCGTGAGGGCCATACGGGTGAGCGCGATAGTAAGACTATCGGGTTCGAAACAATCCGTGCCGGGGATATCGTTGGTGAGCATACAGTGATGTTTGCCGGGCAAGGCGAGCGCATTGAGTTGACTCACAAGGCCTCTAGTAGAAGCACTTTTGCCGTCGGTGCGCTGCGCGCTGCGCACTGGGTCATCGGCCAACCGGCGGGACTTTACGACATGCGTGATGTGCTCGGCCTGTCCTGCTAG
- the hrcA gene encoding heat-inducible transcriptional repressor HrcA, whose translation MSPPHDQELNKRARTLLRALVHRYIRDGKPVGSRILAREAQLPLSPATVRNVMADLEEQGYITAPYTSAGRIPTERGLRFYVDCLLQIQPMADDTVERLRRRLSRDRQEGSEGLVDSASNLLSRFTQLAGVVTLPRREWAVLRHVEFLPLSGKRVLAILVINESEVQNRVIKVDREHSDSELQQIANFLNEEFAGLEIAAIRERLIDEMRADQFRLDELMSKAAEVGGKAFAPELDEEGYVVAGQTNLMELEELSNVERLRQLFDALSRKRDILHLLDRCACAEGVQIYIGNEAGYDLFDGLSLVTTRYAVEGEPAGVLGVIGPTRMPYDRVVPIVDVTARLLGAALNPSR comes from the coding sequence ATGAGCCCGCCGCATGATCAAGAGCTTAACAAACGTGCGCGGACTCTCTTGCGAGCCTTGGTGCATCGCTATATCCGCGATGGTAAGCCAGTGGGTTCGCGTATCCTTGCTCGAGAGGCGCAGCTACCTTTAAGCCCCGCGACAGTGCGGAATGTCATGGCTGATCTTGAGGAGCAGGGTTACATTACGGCTCCTTATACATCGGCGGGACGTATCCCCACAGAGCGCGGGTTGCGGTTCTACGTTGACTGCCTGCTCCAGATCCAGCCCATGGCTGACGATACTGTTGAAAGGCTGCGCCGTCGCCTGAGCCGGGACCGGCAGGAGGGTAGCGAGGGGTTGGTCGATTCCGCCTCCAATCTGCTGTCGCGGTTTACCCAGCTGGCCGGGGTGGTAACCTTGCCACGGCGCGAGTGGGCGGTTTTGCGCCATGTCGAGTTCCTGCCCCTCTCCGGTAAGCGGGTCTTGGCGATCCTGGTGATCAATGAGAGTGAGGTGCAAAACCGGGTAATCAAGGTCGATCGTGAGCATAGTGATTCTGAGCTGCAGCAGATCGCCAACTTTCTGAATGAGGAGTTTGCCGGCCTGGAAATCGCTGCTATCCGCGAACGCCTGATTGATGAGATGCGCGCCGACCAGTTCCGCCTCGATGAATTGATGAGCAAGGCTGCGGAGGTAGGAGGCAAGGCCTTTGCTCCAGAGCTGGATGAGGAAGGTTACGTCGTTGCCGGGCAGACCAATTTGATGGAGCTTGAGGAGCTCTCGAATGTCGAACGGTTACGACAACTCTTTGACGCGCTTTCCCGCAAGCGGGACATACTTCACCTGTTAGACCGCTGCGCCTGTGCCGAGGGGGTTCAGATATATATCGGCAATGAAGCTGGCTACGATCTGTTTGATGGCTTGTCTTTGGTGACGACGCGTTATGCCGTGGAAGGCGAGCCTGCCGGTGTTCTTGGAGTTATTGGGCCTACCCGGATGCCTTACGACAGGGTTGTGCCGATCGTCGATGTTACTGCCAGATTGTTGGGCGCGGCCTTGAATCCTAGTCGCTGA